aactttACCCTTTTGTATTTTGAACATAGAGGTTTACTCTGGTTGCAGCCTTTTCAAGCTGCACAGGAAATGCTTTGGGGcaagttttgttttcagcaacTGGGACAAGGGGATGCATACCTCTGAGTACTGCTGCTTGTCAACCACCCAGCAGTGCATCTGATCCTCGGTTTGGCAGGCTTTTAGTGCCAACATCATGCCAATGCTGGTGGTGTCACCACCCCTGTGCAGCATGGAGAGTAAGGTGTCTCCACAGCAGTGTGAGAACAGACCCTGCAGGTGGTTCTCTGGGGCTATCCTCTGTCTGCCCAGGAAAGCAGCGGAAGTCAGGGATGAATTACATGCTATACACCTGGTACATCTTTCTATGCCTGTTCTGGACTTTTTTGACCTCTAGACCCTTCCTTGGTGGTGCCCTGAGGGGCCCAGGGCAAAAGGAGTATGGAGAGCCATTGCATGTATGAGATAAAAGGTTGGACCATAGTTTCcagtagggatttttttttcatgttggtTTTATGGGAGTTGATGCTTCACTGGTTGTCAGGTATGTCTAGTGACCTGTACTGCTCCATTGCGAAAAATGTCTCCAGAACGAGAGATTGCATTGGTGGTCACATATGAACACCTATGCTGTACAACCTCCCTCATCCTAGGAAAAATTGGACTGTTCTGATGGATAAGTACAATCCTGTAATATTTCAGCAAATTGTACAAAACACTCTGGTTATTTAACACAACTGTTTACTTGCAGACTATATTAAATCCAGGGCTAACTTGTAAGAGGAACTTAACCTCTTCTATATGGAAATATGGAAGGAAAAGcttaaataaatgttaaatgttcaaacaaaggaaggtggtgttgggaggagtccctcagagaatttttctcaccctaccagCTCAAAGGTTTGGGCActgaagtgccaggactgaggataAAAGAGTGGCTGATAACTTCAGATTCCAACTGAATGGTGGAGTGAAGGGAAGAAACAGAACTCCAGCACTTGGGGGTGGGAGAGGTCTttctcctgtgtgctggcttgactTTTGGTTTTGGGCAGCTGGAGGAAAAGAGCCAGTGTTTGCTAAGCTGGGGAGAGCTCTTGTTGGCTCTGCTCCTTGCCTTCCCTCCTCCAtctctgagcaccctgagcttcagagagagagagaaaggagggtcacagctgttttgggacacactgcagaccttttcttcctgaGGACCaacttggactgcaaggagattcctgggaattatcatcactcctcaactcccagcttttccttctttttgaacaaaggacaaggggagagggagagagagagagagagagagagagagagagagagagagagagagagagagagagtctgcttTTTCCCCCACAAAAATGGCTCTATCCAGCACCACGTGAGTTGTTCAttcccttgtctctgccttgctgggaaaagactgagaattcacctcacagccagcccacgtgtgacactgacactgtccataaatataactgcaccaggaggaacctacaggtttattgttgggtttttttcggggggtgtgtgtgtttatttattttttccgaattaaagttcctttttaaaaaaattaataaggaGTGATGTGGCTATTGAAGaagaatcctctcctctggtatgctaaacattttggtttcccttaAACTAAGACATTATTTGGTGCCCAACTTGGAGCTTGAACCGATGACTCAGATTAAGAGTCTCATGCTCTCCAAATAATatctctttttgaaaaaaaaaaaaaggaaatttaattagaaaatggatataagaaggataactgttcttaactactatatatatatttatatgtatttatgtagCCATAGATACAACTATAAACAGatcagagcaaactactcccccagcaaaaaaaaaaaaaaacaaccaaaaatgaACAatccgcccccccccccccaaaccttgtaggttcctcctggtgcagttatatttatggacagtgtcagtgtcacacgTGGGCTGGCTGCAAGttgaattctcagtcttttcccagcgaggcagaggcAAAGGAGTGAACAACTCACGTGGTGCTGGATAGAGCCATTTTTGTGGGGGAAAAGcaaactctctctctctctctcctttgttcaaaaagaaggaaaagctgggagttgaggagtgatgataattcccaggaatctccttgcagtccaagttGGTCCtcaggaagaaaaggtctgcagtgtgtcccaaaacagctgtgaccctcctttctctctctctctgaagctcagggtgctcagagaTGGAGGAGGGAAGGCAAGGAGCAGAGCCAACAAGAGCTCTCCCCAGCTTAGCAAACACTGGCTCTTTTCCTCCAGCTGCCCAAAACCAAAagtcaagccagcacacaggagaaAGACCTCTCCCACCCCCAAGTGCTGGAGTTCTGTTTCTTCCCTTCACTCCACCATTCAGTTGGAATCTGAAGTTATCAGCCACTCTTTtatcctcagtcctggcacttcagTGCCCAAACCTTTGAGctggtagggtgagaaaaattctctgagagactcctcccaacaccaccttcctttgtttgaacctttaacagtAAATATAACAAGAAATTATAAAGCTAAATGtgattattttccatttgtcaATAGTTATACGAGGTCACTTGGCATGAagtgtgagaaaaaaatgtggcTACATTTAAAATAAGACTAAAATTAGTTTTTCTAACAAATTGCTAATGTCGAGCCAAGTCCTGCGACCCTCACTCATCCAGAGCCATTACTGCTTCTGCACATGCATGACTGTAGTAATTTTCAAAAGTGTTAGTGAATAGGAAGAAGGGCTGCAGGCTTCGGCACTACCTTTTGTGAACATAactgaaattttgtttaaaggaaaaaaaaggtaaagtaAGTGATTTTTTGCATTCAAGTTAACACTTTCAATCAAAAGCATGGACCGTTGTTCCCAACGTCTTTGTCTCTCTATATCCCCAAGTGCCATCTAGTTTGGCACCTTTGAAAGACACTTTAATAAATAAGGAGACTCATTACTGAACtgtaataaataacaataaCTTAATCACAATAAATATCTTCTGTATATTTATGTCTTTGAAGGGATGCATTGCATCAAGTAGTCTCTGCTCACTCACAATGACCAAATAGAAATGTAGTTACACAAGTGACCTTAGTCCTTTGTAAACctaaagaaatgtattttgtgtAGGCTGGGCTTGTTATTTCTCTTACTATACTAGGAAGAAGTGCTTAAAAACTCAACTTGTTTTCGCAGGTAGCAGAAGAATGAAATCCTGCACTCATTTTGAAGAAACACAAGATGGAAATAACCAAACTTAGCCAGTAAGCGgaactgttttgctttgtgaGAACTTGAGCCTGGTCATTTTGATAGTAGCCAAATATCATCTTACAAGGTTAATCTTATTATAGCTTAGAAGTTGTCCTAAGCACGCAGGAACTGCCCTCCAATGAGCAGTAGCACAATGTGTCTTTCAGTagagctgagggcacaggggaTTAGTAAGGTACTCCTAACCTACTTCTTAGCTAAGCTTCTTGGTATAACTGGTATATCATGGCATAAGTACAACACAGCGTGGTATGGCAGGGTTGTGTTTTTAAGCACATTCCTCATGGATTGAGTCTCACTGATGGTGGACTGAGTCAAACAGAAAAGGTAGCGTGCACACCATCCATCCATCGGCATCTCCACCTGAGCGTTTATCTAAATCCCCATAGGACATTAAAAGTCTCCATCCTTCTACTCTGCTTCATGTCCCCTTGTTCCCAGGCTCTCATGGCTCCTCGTTCTCTGTTCTTGGTCCTTTTTCCTCCACTCTGAGTAGGCACTTCCCTGGGAACCTTGGTCCCTCTCTTGACAGCGTAGTAGGAATGGAAAACTGGTGCTGCTTCTGGCAAGCAACTGTCAGACGCATCCACACCTTTTCGCGGAATGTTTTTTCAGTATGTGGTAAACCAGGTTATCATCCAAAAAGGACAGGTCATCATCAAAGGCTGTGGGTCTGCAACAAGCTTGCCTCACTTTGTCAGTGaccagctttttctttttggttaagttttttaaaattttgtcatAGGTGGTCTCAGCTGCATCACAAGATCCACTGCAATACCGGAAAATCAGCTCTTCTTTGGTTTCATATCCCAAATCCAAGTCAGTCACgtttaaatgtatttctgttAAGACACATCCTCGATTTTTGCCCTTTTgattcctccttccctttttgcTGGAATTCTCAATGTTTGTGGCTGCGTTTTGACGGTTTCTCTCCCTCCTACTAAAAATTGGAGTCTGTTTATCTGGTGATCTCCTCAGTCTTTTAATAGTGGCTTGAATAAAGTCCACTACCTCATCAAACTGATCTGGATAATCCTCTGGCATATTAGCTGTttgggaaagagagaaaagacttTGTCACACATCATCTTGTCCACTCATGTCTCAAAAATAATACACACATGCAAGCTTTTCTACCCATCACTTTAGAGCACATGCCCATGACCCTCAGAAATCTGGGAGAATTTGGAATGATTTAAGTCATCATGGAAActcatttggggaaaaataaaggagttATGTATGTATCTCTGCAGGTGTCTGCTGTTGCTTGGTAGCACTTCAGCACATCCTCCAATATTGAATGAGCCCTCTTGAAAtcgaggggaaaaaaagcatgtCATGATATGAATATTAGTTAATAGGCAGATGAAGCCACCCTAGAGAGGTTATGCACTCTTCCCAGCAAAGCCTCAAAAGGAAGAGGTTTCTTTAAAGCAATTTTGTGATTATAATTGTTAATTGTTGTCTTTTCACACCAGCAGCAGTTAGTATTGCCAAAGCCACCCATCAGTAAGGCTTTTGGGCATGACAGAAGGAAGAATTTCCTGTGGTACCAGCCTGAGAGATTATTCTTGGCTGAATGCCTGGCTTTTTACTGCTACTAGGGGATAATTATTTTCAGACCTTTtgaaaaatgtctcattttGTATCACAAGATGCTGATTAGACTGAGTAGAAATAGGTCAGAAGTATTATGTTAATTTTCAAAGGGAATGTTATTAATGTCTTGtctttttatgaaaaattaatttgaaattaatctTTCACCTGATAGATACTCTATCAGTGAAAAATTATTCAAGTAAATTATATGATGAAGTCAATGAAATGTTTTGATACTAGAAGAATGAACCTCTTCAAGgacaatgaaattaaatatggTCTGAAATGGTCCCAGACTTCGGCTTTTCATCATGATTGGGAGAAAATCTCATTTTGAAACCTTTCATCTTCCCATGGATGCAATTGCTCAAAATTATCACTCTACTAAATACAGAGAACTAATGGAGGGTCAGGCTGTCAGGACCCCTTGTGCAGGTGCTCTTAAGCCACATTATTAATGATTGTCTCTTAAACACATAAACTGCATTGCAATATTGagactttttttctcacttcttgTGTCAAAAATTAAGACTTGAGGACTTGCTTCCTTTGGAGGGAGACCTCAGAGAGGCTTCTCTTTGTCCTTAACTGCTAATAAGCCAACACACATCAGACCATTATCACTCTGGGCCTGCGCACAGTGGAAGTTAATTTCTAGGACTCACACAAATATCTGCAAACCTTGAGAGAGGCAATGTCCAGCACAGTGTACCTGGCCAAGGGTTGGGACCATCACCAAGCCATGAAGGCTCCCACCCAGTCAGGTACTGAGATAGGAATTTCTCCTTAGGCAAAGGCTCAGAAACATGTTTCCATAATGCGCACTGTAAAACAAGAGCCCTGATGGGCAACCCAGCAACACATGTGGTGGCATGGACTGTTAACAGGACAGAGGAAGACATGAGGCTGTCTCCCACTGCCTAGCAAAGGTGCACCTTCATATTGTCAGTAGAAATACCAAACAGAGGAAATGAGAGAGCAGCAGAATCCTAACTCTGTTGGTGCAAAACCCTGCTGAAACAGAGTGCATCTGGACATAAGGAAAAACAGGGACCACTACCTGAAGCAGCCACATCCTAGAGGCCTCCCAGCAAGACAAGACACCAATGAATTGGAAATTTACAGTTTGTCATGGATGTGTTCAGCAAAATAGCTTAGACTGGTAAAAGGGTAATGAAGATTGGAAATCTTGTAACTTAATGAGGGTCACACAAGGGGAGAGGGATGCTATAAACTGTAGAGACAACAATCTCACAGATCAGTGACTGTCCAAAGACATGGAGGAGGAATGGCTGCTACATATACATCTATGTGGAACCTGAACAAGGCAAGGCCCCTCACCCAGTCCAATATTCTTGTGACACCAGTGGTAAGGGCCACCTTCCTGCATTCCTCTGCCATTGTCTCTGTAGCAGGTATCAAAATATCCACTGTGAGTCATACCTACAGGAGGAGGTTGCTTGGATGAATGTGTCCACTGGATGCACTACCCAGCTCTGTGGTAGAACAGGCACATCTACCTACACTATATGAATATTGCCCTGCTGAGCAAGATCCAAGCCAAGGCGATAGGTGATCTATGGTCTTTTAAAGCAAGAAGGGGTAGATGTGTTGCTAAACTCAGTCAAAAAAGTGACCCACGTGGAGCTGACATAACCCTCTTTGCTGAAGTACAAGcttggccctggcacagataCAGATAaagaggagctggcagaaggCACTTGTTGCTCAGGGACTGGGTAGTTTCTAGATTTCTTACACAGAAACTAGGTTTCTTAGTTAATAGCCTGATACGGGAAGAGTGTAGCCCTGAGGAGCTGGGTCTAGCTGTGCCATTCTCCACTCATCTTCAAATTTCCCCTCTCGTACTGCTGTGACACTCCTCCAGCCCACACTTCTGTCACATATTCCTAGCCCAACCCTTGTAGCAACAGTAGGACACAATGAGACCTTGGCTATGGAGAGTGAAACACAACTGTCAGGGAAGCATATGAGGACTTGGTCATGCAATGGTCAACAATCACCAGGAAGGGGTCAGGAGACTCGCAGGGAAAACCAACCTATGTGTGGAGATTCTTGTTTGTCACCTTCAGACTCATATTTATCTCAAGCTTGGTACAATGCCAGTGCAGTGAGGGGAATAAAAATCCCTCACCTacgaaaagagaaacaaaactgtgGATTCTCTGAAGAGACAACACTTCAACTAGACACACCACTTTTAAATTGCTTGCAATTCAGCTGCAAAAATACCACCTACCTCCGTGAGTGTGCTACGTGCAGAAGTCTATTTCGGCTAAATAGTCATCAGACAACTGTAGGGTCCAAGTACTGTCCTGCCCAAGCCAATCCAAGTATACTCTGGTGTGTAGTAGATAAGAGGGTGAAAAGCCCATGTGGTGGACTGTGTCTCTGCTAAAAGCCCGCGCTGACATCTATCGTGGGTCAAGTGTACCCCAGCTCCACCAAGGGAGATAATGCTGCCAAGGCAGATCACTCGGTGCTGACGGTGACCTGTGATATTTCAGGTGGAGGAATCACACCACGAAAGAGCCCCATAGAACACCACCAAAGCAGGCATGGGATGTCAACACTGCAGAAGGTGAAAGCAGTTAAGGCAAAAAGATGATTAAGTAGTCAATCCAA
This region of Pithys albifrons albifrons isolate INPA30051 chromosome Z, PitAlb_v1, whole genome shotgun sequence genomic DNA includes:
- the GDNF gene encoding glial cell line-derived neurotrophic factor, with amino-acid sequence MKLWDVVAVCVVLLNTVSTLPLPTGKTPPKGSPSVVEGPEDDLSPISLLPSYAVHSDSNMPEDYPDQFDEVVDFIQATIKRLRRSPDKQTPIFSRRERNRQNAATNIENSSKKGRRNQKGKNRGCVLTEIHLNVTDLDLGYETKEELIFRYCSGSCDAAETTYDKILKNLTKKKKLVTDKVRQACCRPTAFDDDLSFLDDNLVYHILKKHSAKRCGCV